In Leptolyngbya sp. FACHB-261, one DNA window encodes the following:
- the nagA gene encoding N-acetylglucosamine-6-phosphate deacetylase translates to MLAHLIGHSGLQKLQIDQGIIQSITPAEGSPDYLGWLSPGAVDLQINGALGLAFPDLNQANAHKLAEICEFLWQQGVDAFLPTLVTCSPTQTHSALAVISQWLAEQNLVQAPQAGTPQESIAKRAPRAQILGAHLEGPFLNPAKRGAHPEAYLLPLEVSQIQQLLAEYSSAVRLMTLAPELDPRGESIAYLRSQGITVSLGHSQADTNQAEQAFNQGATMVTHAFNAMPSLHHRQPGLLGVALTTSGIWCGCIADGVHVHPRMLALLLRVSDGLFLVSDALAPLGLPDGLYPWDERQIEVKEGTCSLPDGTLAGTTLPLLKGVQNLVRWQLCAPEAAIALATLAPRQAIGLPGLESGQPATFLHWQFEPVSGELSWQRLVL, encoded by the coding sequence ATGCTTGCCCATCTCATTGGCCACTCAGGACTACAAAAGCTTCAGATCGATCAGGGCATCATTCAGTCGATCACCCCTGCTGAGGGCAGCCCAGACTACCTAGGCTGGCTTTCTCCAGGTGCTGTAGATCTGCAAATCAATGGGGCTTTAGGATTAGCCTTTCCAGACCTGAACCAAGCGAACGCGCACAAACTGGCAGAAATCTGTGAGTTTTTGTGGCAGCAAGGGGTTGACGCCTTTTTGCCAACCCTGGTGACCTGTTCACCCACGCAAACTCACTCCGCCCTAGCTGTGATCTCTCAGTGGCTAGCCGAGCAGAATTTGGTTCAGGCACCCCAGGCAGGCACACCTCAAGAATCCATAGCCAAAAGAGCCCCAAGAGCGCAAATACTAGGCGCTCATCTTGAAGGCCCCTTTCTGAATCCTGCTAAGCGAGGCGCACATCCAGAAGCCTATCTATTGCCGCTAGAGGTCAGCCAGATCCAACAACTGTTGGCCGAATACAGCTCGGCAGTGCGGTTGATGACCCTAGCCCCAGAGCTAGATCCCAGAGGTGAGTCAATTGCCTATTTGCGCAGTCAGGGGATCACCGTTAGCCTCGGGCACTCCCAAGCCGATACCAACCAGGCAGAACAAGCTTTCAACCAGGGTGCAACCATGGTCACCCATGCCTTTAACGCGATGCCAAGCTTGCACCACCGCCAGCCAGGACTTTTAGGCGTCGCCCTAACCACCTCGGGCATCTGGTGTGGCTGCATTGCTGATGGTGTGCATGTTCACCCACGCATGTTGGCTCTGCTTCTGCGAGTCAGTGATGGTCTGTTTCTGGTCAGTGATGCCCTTGCGCCCCTGGGGCTGCCAGATGGTCTTTATCCTTGGGACGAGCGGCAGATTGAAGTCAAAGAGGGCACTTGTTCGCTACCAGATGGCACCTTAGCCGGCACCACCCTGCCTTTGCTCAAAGGGGTGCAAAACCTGGTGCGCTGGCAGCTCTGTGCACCAGAGGCTGCTATTGCCCTAGCGACGCTAGCCCCCCGTCAGGCGATTGGTCTGCCTGGACTTGAATCAGGGCAGCCTGCAACATTTCTTCACTGGCAATTTGAACCTGTAAGCGGTGAGCTTAGTTGGCAACGGCTCGTCTTATAG
- a CDS encoding Rrf2 family transcriptional regulator, with the protein MELPRRFRYVLLALVAIASRYDRGEPLSLSQIAVQQQIPSRYLESLLTLLCTQGLIQSQRGAKGGYWLAREPWRITLLDVLNSLEGVESRDQLAASTLESAVVSEICQEAQHAARKVLQRYTLKELCEQRDARQHVDPMYYI; encoded by the coding sequence ATGGAGTTACCTCGCAGGTTTAGGTACGTCCTGCTAGCTCTTGTGGCCATTGCCAGCCGTTACGACCGGGGGGAGCCTCTGTCGTTGAGCCAAATCGCGGTTCAACAGCAAATCCCCAGCCGTTATCTGGAGAGTTTATTAACTCTGCTTTGTACACAAGGGCTGATTCAAAGCCAGAGGGGTGCCAAAGGTGGCTACTGGTTAGCTCGTGAGCCCTGGCGAATTACACTTTTGGATGTTTTAAATTCTCTAGAGGGAGTTGAGAGTAGAGATCAATTGGCTGCTTCAACGCTGGAGAGTGCTGTTGTTTCTGAAATCTGTCAGGAGGCTCAACATGCAGCCCGAAAAGTTTTACAGCGCTATACGCTAAAAGAGCTTTGCGAACAGCGGGATGCTCGCCAGCACGTCGATCCGATGTATTACATTTAG
- a CDS encoding beta-ketoacyl-ACP synthase III encodes MSNGSLAGVALIGTGAAAPELAVTNDDLAQVMETSDEWIASRTGIRQRRLLAPGESLTTLAVQAGTQALEAAGLAASDLDLIVLATSTADDRFGTASRVQHALGATRAVAFDLTAACSGFIFGLVTAAQFIRTGTYRTVLLIGADGLSHWVDWSDRRTCVLFGDGAGAVVLQANSEDRLLGFELRSDGSGHHHLNMACQAEPQALTPDLSIGRGNVTPITMNGQEVYRFAVKAVPEVVEKSLYRSGLASAELDWLLLHQANQRILDAVAHRLAIPSAKVVSNLERYGNTSAASIPLALDEWVRAGRIQPGHLIAASGFGAGLTWGAVVFRWGI; translated from the coding sequence TTGAGCAATGGATCTTTGGCTGGGGTCGCTCTAATAGGTACAGGCGCAGCAGCACCAGAACTGGCTGTTACTAATGACGATCTGGCTCAGGTGATGGAGACATCTGACGAGTGGATCGCGAGTCGAACCGGTATTCGTCAGCGTCGGTTACTAGCTCCAGGCGAGAGCTTAACGACCTTGGCTGTTCAGGCGGGGACCCAGGCTTTAGAAGCAGCAGGGCTAGCAGCTAGCGATCTGGACCTGATTGTGCTGGCGACCTCAACTGCCGATGATCGCTTTGGCACTGCCAGTCGAGTGCAACATGCCTTGGGCGCAACCCGCGCGGTTGCCTTTGACCTGACGGCGGCCTGCTCTGGCTTTATCTTTGGTCTAGTTACAGCCGCACAGTTCATTCGCACGGGCACCTATCGAACCGTTTTGCTGATTGGCGCTGACGGCCTCTCGCACTGGGTCGATTGGTCGGACCGTCGGACCTGTGTGTTGTTCGGTGATGGCGCGGGGGCTGTTGTTCTGCAAGCCAACTCTGAGGATCGCTTGCTGGGATTCGAGTTGCGCAGTGATGGCAGTGGACACCACCACCTGAATATGGCCTGCCAAGCGGAGCCTCAAGCCCTCACGCCAGACCTTAGTATCGGTCGCGGCAATGTGACCCCGATCACGATGAACGGTCAAGAGGTCTACCGCTTTGCAGTGAAAGCGGTGCCCGAGGTAGTAGAGAAGTCACTCTACCGATCTGGCCTCGCTTCAGCAGAGCTAGATTGGCTGCTGCTCCATCAGGCAAACCAGCGAATTCTTGATGCCGTGGCCCATCGCTTGGCTATCCCCTCGGCCAAGGTGGTCAGCAATCTGGAGCGTTACGGCAATACCTCTGCTGCCTCCATTCCCCTTGCCCTCGACGAATGGGTGCGGGCTGGCCGCATTCAGCCTGGGCATTTGATTGCCGCCTCTGGGTTTGGCGCCGGTCTCACTTGGGGTGCTGTCGTCTTCCGCTGGGGCATTTGA
- a CDS encoding anhydro-N-acetylmuramic acid kinase, protein MPVGSLESLRVIGLISGTSVDGIDAALVEVAPNWQIKLLAGETFAYPPALRQQILEVCDGAALTLVDLAALDDAIAAEFARAARRLGPADLIGSHGQTVYHRPATAQSLGYSLQLGRGEVIARQTGLPTVSNFRAADIAAGGQGAPLVPLVDWLLLTHPQKRRCVQNLGGIGNVTWLDAGAAAADVRGWDTGPANVLLDLAVQQLSGGKLTYDADGQWAAQGTPDLARVQAWLEADYFHIPPPKSTGRELFGLAYVEQCQDLSAADTLATLTEFTARSIVHSYQSFLPTLPDEVLLCGGGSRNPTLRARLQALLAPVPILTTDAVGLPSDFKEAIAFAVLACRHMRGEPGNLPQVTGANRPVILGQVHGIEGAGVEGAGVEGAEIEGAADT, encoded by the coding sequence ATGCCTGTTGGCTCTCTAGAATCCCTGCGGGTTATTGGCTTAATCAGCGGCACCTCAGTGGACGGCATTGATGCAGCTCTGGTTGAGGTGGCGCCGAACTGGCAGATCAAACTGCTGGCTGGCGAAACTTTTGCTTACCCTCCGGCTCTACGCCAGCAGATCCTGGAGGTCTGTGATGGGGCAGCATTGACGCTAGTGGACCTGGCTGCGCTAGATGACGCCATCGCTGCTGAATTTGCGCGGGCAGCTCGCAGATTAGGACCCGCTGACCTGATTGGCTCACATGGGCAGACGGTCTATCACCGCCCCGCAACAGCGCAGAGCCTAGGCTATAGCTTGCAGTTGGGGCGAGGTGAAGTGATCGCCCGTCAGACTGGCCTACCAACAGTGAGCAACTTTCGAGCAGCGGATATTGCTGCCGGTGGCCAGGGAGCGCCGCTAGTACCCCTGGTGGACTGGCTATTACTCACGCACCCACAGAAGCGGCGCTGTGTGCAAAACCTGGGGGGCATTGGCAATGTGACTTGGCTGGATGCTGGTGCGGCGGCAGCAGACGTGCGCGGCTGGGATACAGGACCCGCTAATGTGCTCCTCGATCTAGCCGTGCAGCAGTTGAGCGGTGGCAAGCTAACCTATGATGCCGATGGGCAATGGGCTGCGCAAGGGACGCCGGATCTAGCACGGGTTCAGGCTTGGCTTGAGGCAGATTATTTTCACATCCCACCGCCGAAATCAACTGGGCGGGAGTTATTTGGGCTGGCCTATGTTGAGCAATGCCAGGATCTTTCTGCTGCTGATACCTTGGCAACACTCACTGAATTCACAGCTCGCTCTATCGTCCATAGTTACCAGTCTTTCCTACCCACCTTGCCGGATGAGGTGCTGCTATGCGGGGGCGGTAGCCGCAATCCTACACTTCGCGCTCGTTTGCAGGCCTTGCTGGCTCCAGTGCCCATCCTGACCACTGACGCGGTTGGCTTGCCCAGTGACTTCAAAGAAGCGATTGCCTTCGCAGTGCTTGCCTGCCGCCACATGCGCGGCGAACCGGGTAACCTGCCGCAAGTAACCGGAGCGAACCGTCCAGTTATTCTGGGACAAGTGCATGGGATTGAGGGCGCAGGAGTTGAGGGTGCAGGAGTTGAGGGAGCCGAGATTGAAGGGGCAGCAGATACCTAG
- the hetR gene encoding heterocyst differentiation control protein (controls heterocyst differentiation; has protease DNA-binding activity): protein MKEDRDLMQRLKPCAMDQILMYLAFSALKTGGHRHGAFLDAAATAAKCAIYSTYMEEEQNLRRTGRLHHLEPKRVKVIVKEIDQALAEGKLLKMLGSQEPEYLIQFPYVWLEQHPWQAGAPRIVGTHLTPREKSEIERDLPDELPPARLINSIQLMELIEFLHSRSQEALPLPKREPLSEPLLDHIRDRLIYSRTVERIDISRGLPLYVLLKTSYSPESREERVFSMIEDTASYFRLLNAWVDRAPHTFRALETLDVPADQVEEALNELDKLLRAWADKYHCEGSPTLLLQLAAGLK from the coding sequence ATGAAAGAAGACCGCGACCTGATGCAGCGCCTCAAGCCGTGCGCAATGGACCAGATCCTCATGTATCTGGCCTTCAGTGCCCTAAAAACCGGTGGGCACCGACATGGTGCTTTTCTTGACGCGGCTGCAACAGCGGCTAAGTGTGCAATCTACAGCACTTACATGGAGGAGGAGCAGAACCTGCGCCGAACAGGCCGTCTGCACCACCTAGAACCCAAGCGTGTCAAAGTCATCGTTAAGGAGATTGACCAGGCACTAGCTGAGGGCAAACTCCTGAAGATGTTGGGCTCCCAAGAACCCGAATATCTAATTCAGTTTCCTTACGTCTGGCTAGAGCAGCATCCCTGGCAAGCCGGTGCCCCCCGGATTGTTGGGACGCATCTGACTCCTCGCGAAAAATCAGAAATCGAGCGCGATCTTCCTGATGAGTTGCCCCCAGCTCGTCTAATCAACTCGATTCAGCTGATGGAACTCATCGAGTTCCTACACAGCCGGTCCCAAGAAGCTCTGCCACTGCCCAAGCGCGAGCCTCTCAGTGAACCCCTACTCGATCACATTCGGGACCGCTTGATCTATTCGCGGACAGTTGAGCGCATCGATATTTCACGGGGTCTACCCCTGTACGTGCTACTCAAGACCTCTTACTCGCCAGAGAGCCGGGAGGAGCGTGTCTTCAGCATGATTGAGGACACAGCCAGCTATTTCCGTCTCCTCAATGCCTGGGTGGATCGTGCACCTCACACCTTCCGGGCCTTAGAAACCCTAGATGTACCAGCTGATCAAGTCGAGGAAGCCCTCAACGAATTAGATAAGCTGCTGCGAGCCTGGGCAGATAAGTACCACTGCGAAGGTAGCCCAACCCTGCTTCTGCAATTGGCTGCTGGTCTTAAATAG
- the fabD gene encoding ACP S-malonyltransferase produces the protein MTKTAWVFPGQGSQSVGMGSDLLDQAGVAEKLKQAENILGWSVPEICQGPEEQLSRTLYTQPCLFAISAILADLLQAQGQQPDLVAGHSLGEYNALYTAGVFDFATGLRLVKRRAELMDAAQSGTMAALIGFDRSKLEALVESTEGVVIANDNSDAQVVISGTPEAVTSLSEQLKAKRSVPLSVSGAFHSPLMAEAAQTFRQVLADVAFQDARLPVLSNVDPQPAQASAVLKERLGQQMTSPVRWREITLALPALEVSQLVEVGPGRVLTGLAKRTLPGVTLVNVGAAADVAVLA, from the coding sequence ATGACCAAAACAGCGTGGGTGTTTCCCGGGCAGGGATCGCAGAGCGTCGGCATGGGCAGCGATTTGTTAGACCAGGCCGGGGTAGCAGAGAAGTTAAAGCAGGCGGAGAACATTCTGGGCTGGTCAGTCCCTGAGATTTGCCAGGGACCAGAAGAGCAGTTGTCCCGTACCCTCTACACTCAGCCCTGCCTGTTTGCGATCTCAGCAATTCTGGCAGATTTGCTCCAGGCCCAAGGCCAGCAGCCTGACTTGGTCGCTGGACACAGCCTGGGCGAATACAACGCCCTCTACACGGCGGGTGTGTTCGACTTTGCCACAGGTTTACGCTTGGTTAAGCGTCGAGCTGAGCTAATGGATGCTGCTCAATCGGGCACCATGGCGGCGCTGATCGGCTTTGACCGCAGCAAGCTAGAAGCGTTGGTTGAGTCCACCGAGGGTGTGGTGATCGCCAACGACAACAGCGATGCTCAGGTGGTTATTTCCGGCACGCCAGAGGCCGTGACTAGTCTCAGTGAGCAGTTGAAGGCCAAGCGTTCTGTACCCCTTAGTGTCAGTGGTGCCTTTCACTCGCCGTTGATGGCAGAGGCAGCACAAACCTTCCGCCAAGTGCTGGCAGATGTAGCCTTTCAAGACGCCCGGTTACCCGTGCTCTCGAACGTTGATCCACAACCGGCACAAGCAAGCGCTGTACTCAAGGAGCGCCTGGGCCAGCAGATGACCTCGCCTGTGCGTTGGCGGGAAATCACCCTGGCTCTGCCTGCCCTAGAAGTTTCCCAACTGGTTGAAGTAGGGCCCGGACGGGTGCTGACCGGTCTGGCGAAGCGTACCCTGCCCGGCGTCACCTTGGTGAATGTAGGGGCAGCGGCAGATGTGGCGGTGCTGGCTTGA
- a CDS encoding NUDIX hydrolase, whose amino-acid sequence MEPKWLEWAKQLQAIAQNGLTFADSPFDLERYTQIREIASEIMAAHTGVEPTYVRELFAGEVGYATPKVDVRGAVFRDNTILLVKEREDGCWTLPGGWADVGESPGNSVVREIAEESGYHTRVLKLAALYDRSRHPHPPLVHHVYKVFFICELLSGTPSSSIETDGAEFFAETALPELSLGRVTPGQIARLFEHYRHMDWPTDFD is encoded by the coding sequence ATGGAACCGAAGTGGCTGGAATGGGCCAAGCAACTCCAGGCAATTGCTCAGAATGGCCTGACCTTCGCTGACAGTCCTTTCGACCTCGAACGCTACACCCAGATCCGCGAGATTGCCAGCGAGATCATGGCAGCACATACTGGGGTCGAACCGACCTATGTTCGTGAGCTGTTTGCTGGCGAGGTTGGCTACGCCACGCCCAAAGTAGACGTGCGCGGGGCCGTATTCCGAGACAACACCATCTTGTTAGTGAAGGAACGGGAAGACGGCTGCTGGACCCTGCCCGGTGGATGGGCGGATGTGGGAGAGTCGCCCGGAAACTCGGTTGTTCGCGAGATCGCTGAGGAGTCTGGATACCATACGCGAGTGCTCAAACTAGCTGCTCTCTATGACCGCAGTCGCCACCCCCATCCGCCACTGGTTCACCACGTCTACAAAGTATTCTTCATCTGTGAACTCCTAAGCGGAACTCCCAGCAGCAGTATCGAGACGGATGGAGCAGAGTTCTTTGCAGAGACAGCGCTGCCAGAGCTTTCCCTTGGCCGAGTGACTCCTGGCCAAATTGCTCGTTTGTTTGAGCATTATCGGCATATGGATTGGCCCACCGATTTTGACTAA
- the plsX gene encoding phosphate acyltransferase PlsX, with translation MRIAIDAMGGDYAPDEVVTGAVRAREELGVDIALVGDPDRIAACLAQHSTQRGIDVVAAEGQVDMHEEPLSALRRKPKASINLAMNLVKQGEADAVVSAGHTGAAMAAALLRLGRLSGIERPAIGALLPTVVASRPVLVLDVGANVDCRPRFLEQFALMGAVYSQYVLGVETPRVGLLNIGEEACKGNDLAIQTHQLLQANPQIPFAGNAEGRDVLSGQFDVVVCDGFMGNVLLKFAEGVGQVALQMMKDELPVGLHGKVGVSLLKPNLRRIKQRMDHSEYGGGLLLGVAGVCIISHGSSQAPGIFNAVRLAREAVDNRVLDQVRSQLAGQAQVERDRRTDAAPTGVDTP, from the coding sequence GTGCGGATTGCGATAGATGCAATGGGTGGCGACTACGCCCCCGACGAGGTCGTCACAGGTGCCGTTAGGGCACGGGAAGAGCTGGGCGTTGATATTGCTCTAGTGGGTGACCCAGATCGCATTGCCGCTTGTCTTGCTCAACATTCGACTCAGCGTGGGATCGATGTGGTTGCCGCCGAGGGCCAAGTGGACATGCATGAGGAGCCCCTGAGCGCCCTGCGACGCAAACCCAAGGCTTCGATTAACCTGGCGATGAACCTGGTAAAACAGGGCGAGGCGGATGCAGTTGTATCAGCAGGCCATACAGGAGCGGCAATGGCGGCTGCGCTGCTGCGGTTAGGCCGTCTGTCTGGCATCGAGCGGCCTGCGATTGGCGCTTTGTTGCCTACTGTGGTAGCCAGCCGTCCAGTTCTAGTGCTGGATGTTGGCGCTAACGTCGATTGTCGTCCCCGCTTTCTAGAGCAGTTCGCTCTGATGGGAGCAGTCTATAGCCAGTACGTTCTGGGTGTAGAGACACCGCGTGTGGGCCTACTAAATATTGGAGAGGAAGCCTGCAAAGGTAACGATCTGGCAATTCAGACCCACCAGCTGCTTCAGGCCAATCCGCAAATTCCCTTTGCAGGTAATGCTGAGGGCCGGGATGTGCTCTCGGGCCAATTTGATGTCGTCGTTTGTGATGGCTTCATGGGCAACGTGCTGCTCAAGTTTGCCGAGGGTGTGGGCCAAGTAGCGCTTCAGATGATGAAGGACGAACTGCCAGTTGGACTACATGGCAAAGTCGGAGTCAGCCTACTCAAGCCCAACCTACGCCGAATCAAGCAGCGCATGGACCACTCCGAGTATGGGGGTGGGTTACTGCTAGGGGTTGCAGGCGTGTGTATAATTAGCCACGGCAGCTCCCAAGCTCCTGGTATCTTCAACGCGGTTCGCCTGGCTCGTGAGGCAGTGGACAACCGAGTATTAGACCAGGTCCGCAGTCAACTGGCGGGACAGGCTCAAGTGGAGCGGGATCGGCGAACAGACGCAGCACCAACTGGGGTGGATACGCCTTGA
- a CDS encoding cyclase family protein, translating into MNESSWFVQGLVCLNLLLLGSLLVATRARGVAFVVGNQRQRVIRYQRIIELSHQIHPQIPQWPGDPPVVFEPVAELAKEGYYLRRFSIGEHSATHMNAPNSFYREGTGIDAYSAESLVVPAIVIDIRNKTTTDSDYTLTQADVLAWEEQYGRLAPGSVVLLHTGWQTKWADPHAFFNQDAEGGSHFPGFSGDTTRFLLARGIAGVGIDTHGVDSGQDEAFSTNKQVLAQSGIVLENLTQLDQLPAKGTTLVIGILRLQDGSGSPVSVLAFVP; encoded by the coding sequence ATGAACGAGAGCAGCTGGTTCGTGCAGGGATTAGTCTGTCTGAACCTGTTGCTGCTGGGGAGCTTGCTAGTGGCTACCAGGGCGAGGGGAGTCGCTTTTGTGGTAGGCAATCAAAGGCAGCGGGTCATTCGCTATCAACGCATCATTGAGCTCAGCCATCAGATTCATCCTCAAATTCCTCAGTGGCCTGGTGACCCGCCGGTTGTGTTTGAGCCGGTTGCTGAGCTGGCAAAAGAGGGTTACTACCTGCGGCGTTTTTCGATTGGGGAACATAGCGCTACGCACATGAACGCACCCAATAGCTTCTACCGCGAAGGAACGGGCATTGACGCCTACTCAGCTGAGTCGTTGGTGGTTCCTGCAATTGTGATCGATATTCGAAACAAAACAACTACAGATTCTGACTATACTCTGACGCAGGCTGATGTGTTGGCCTGGGAAGAACAATACGGTCGCCTTGCCCCAGGTAGCGTGGTGCTGCTACACACAGGCTGGCAGACAAAGTGGGCGGACCCTCATGCTTTTTTTAACCAGGATGCTGAGGGTGGTTCTCACTTTCCGGGCTTCAGTGGTGACACCACTCGCTTCTTGCTAGCACGCGGCATTGCCGGTGTCGGGATTGATACCCACGGGGTTGATTCGGGGCAGGACGAAGCATTCTCGACTAACAAGCAGGTCTTGGCCCAGTCAGGCATTGTCTTGGAGAACCTGACCCAGCTTGACCAGTTGCCGGCGAAAGGAACAACCTTAGTCATAGGCATTCTGCGTTTGCAAGATGGTTCTGGGTCACCAGTTTCAGTGCTGGCTTTTGTGCCCTAA
- a CDS encoding HAD-IIIA family hydrolase, translated as MGRVAVFLDRDGVLNEEAGYLYHLEDLRLMPGVAQAVRRLNEQGLFCCLVSNQSGPARGYYPASHVDALHSRLHQLLKQEAGAWLDAEYYCPYLSPPEGGVEPDFAYWSTWRKPNTGMLVAAAWNHDLDLERSFMVGDKATDIDLAHNAGCRGVLVQTGFGEQVLSGHYQHAIEPDFTASNLSAAVDWILQCAPV; from the coding sequence GTGGGACGGGTAGCAGTTTTTCTGGATCGGGATGGGGTACTCAATGAAGAAGCCGGCTACCTGTATCACTTAGAAGACCTGCGGCTGATGCCCGGAGTCGCCCAGGCAGTGCGCAGACTCAACGAACAGGGCTTATTCTGCTGTCTGGTGTCTAATCAATCGGGTCCAGCCAGAGGTTACTACCCGGCCTCCCATGTTGATGCCTTGCATAGCCGGTTGCATCAATTGCTCAAGCAGGAAGCGGGAGCTTGGCTAGACGCCGAATACTATTGCCCCTATCTCAGCCCCCCTGAGGGAGGCGTAGAACCCGACTTTGCTTACTGGTCAACCTGGCGTAAGCCAAATACTGGCATGCTGGTTGCTGCTGCCTGGAACCACGATCTCGACTTGGAACGCAGCTTTATGGTAGGCGACAAGGCGACTGATATTGACCTCGCTCATAATGCAGGGTGTCGCGGCGTTTTAGTGCAGACGGGTTTTGGCGAACAGGTGCTAAGCGGTCACTATCAACATGCCATTGAGCCCGACTTTACAGCCTCGAACTTGAGTGCTGCGGTGGATTGGATTTTGCAGTGCGCGCCTGTCTGA
- a CDS encoding DUF4157 domain-containing protein, translating into MLGSVSDQYEQEADRLATEVVQRMHSAPSQTAQATPIEKQPEPVTPLQMQPLVPHSSTQTTALSPALERSVSQARGSGQTIPDSLCQPMERAFGADFGGVRVHLDAQADRLNRSLQARAFTTGQDIFFRQGEYKPGTIGGQTLIAHELTHVLQQSRTTGPAYLLRKTAGEVMTEKANQWLSTDADLKAEVDVLKVALREIKAGQSVALNRGAGLTRIGRAATLLSLSAAAKTQLEADWTWLVDNHATAAQASYKAKEKSFFATMKSPLTQLGTSYPASHTKYWLKNTAPQIVDIIYSVADVELPADQLYAYAQKEGLVDYVRDEIGLDRTDTPSATQLQGVRTDQSISGFDYLGLDDYETELSNKRAPLTTFLPPSFDRSKVRPLTEINEKGRAVKSGDFPNLTMAIQALAAMMKRRRKLFQDDAKIRGYTAPTQDELVYWTYVYFNVGEFGAQQQLEQHKGKRTLSDWITKGSYPNAIKLLQSYQMLRDMAVF; encoded by the coding sequence ATGTTGGGTTCAGTTAGCGACCAATACGAGCAGGAAGCAGATAGGCTCGCCACGGAGGTCGTGCAGCGAATGCATTCGGCTCCGTCTCAGACTGCTCAGGCTACTCCAATCGAGAAGCAGCCAGAACCTGTTACACCTCTGCAAATGCAGCCGTTAGTACCCCATTCCAGCACCCAGACTACAGCGCTTAGCCCAGCTCTAGAACGCTCTGTTTCCCAGGCTCGTGGTAGTGGACAAACAATACCAGACAGCCTTTGTCAACCCATGGAGCGGGCATTTGGCGCTGACTTTGGCGGAGTGAGAGTCCATCTTGATGCCCAAGCAGATAGGCTCAATCGGTCCTTGCAAGCGCGAGCCTTTACAACTGGTCAAGATATCTTTTTTAGGCAAGGTGAATATAAGCCTGGCACGATTGGGGGTCAGACACTAATTGCGCACGAGCTAACTCACGTGCTCCAACAGAGTAGAACCACAGGTCCTGCCTATCTCCTGCGTAAAACAGCAGGTGAGGTGATGACGGAAAAAGCGAATCAATGGCTCTCGACTGACGCTGATTTGAAGGCTGAAGTCGATGTTTTGAAAGTCGCCCTGCGGGAAATTAAAGCGGGTCAATCAGTCGCCCTGAATCGAGGAGCCGGGCTTACTAGAATTGGCAGAGCGGCAACTCTTTTGAGCTTGAGTGCGGCGGCGAAAACTCAGCTTGAGGCAGATTGGACCTGGTTAGTAGACAACCATGCCACCGCAGCTCAGGCAAGCTACAAGGCGAAAGAGAAAAGCTTCTTCGCCACAATGAAGAGCCCGCTCACGCAGCTAGGCACCTCTTATCCTGCTAGCCATACAAAATACTGGCTAAAAAATACAGCGCCGCAGATTGTTGACATCATCTATAGCGTTGCTGATGTTGAACTACCGGCCGATCAACTATATGCCTACGCGCAAAAGGAAGGTCTAGTCGATTATGTGCGTGATGAGATCGGTTTGGATAGAACAGACACTCCATCAGCAACGCAATTGCAGGGTGTTAGAACCGATCAATCCATTTCTGGTTTCGATTACCTGGGTCTAGATGATTACGAAACCGAACTTAGCAACAAACGGGCCCCTCTAACTACTTTTTTGCCGCCTAGCTTCGACCGTTCTAAAGTGAGGCCTTTAACCGAAATCAACGAAAAAGGCCGCGCAGTTAAATCTGGAGATTTTCCGAATCTGACGATGGCCATTCAAGCTCTAGCCGCGATGATGAAACGTCGGCGCAAGCTATTTCAGGATGATGCCAAAATCAGAGGTTATACGGCCCCAACTCAGGATGAATTAGTCTACTGGACTTATGTTTACTTCAATGTTGGAGAGTTCGGCGCTCAACAACAATTGGAACAGCACAAAGGCAAGCGCACCCTTTCCGATTGGATTACAAAGGGTTCCTATCCCAATGCCATTAAATTGCTACAAAGCTATCAAATGCTGAGAGACATGGCTGTCTTTTAA